GTTTCACTTCGTTGCTTCCCTCAggttttgtttgtgtgtgttcaAATGTGTTTTAACCTGGATCTTAGCTACTCAGTTCGGAAATATCAACGCAATACCGCCCAAGTTTCAGTATAATTCAAGCGTGACTGCCCGCTTCAACACTATGCTCACAACACTTAATCTAACAGTTAGAAAAATAAGGTCAAACCTATGAATGAGAATATAGATTGAAAgtaggccgctcactagcattcctcatccaactctgtcccgggcaatcctttccagttgttattcatccttttcatgctTGCCTTCGATTCCCGACGTAGTATGTTCTTCGGCCAtacacttttccgtttcccttcacgattccaactTAGCGCTTTCCTCGTGATGCAATCTgttgatttccataatgtatgtcctatccacttccatcgtcttttcctaacttcctcttcagatggaacctagtttattctctcccacaataggctgttgTTGCTGCCAATGGTATCCCGTCAACGgacgttgagtatcttgcgtagacaattgtttataaatacttgtacatttttgatgatggttgtggtagttctgggagtttcagcttcgtacaatAGGACTAACTGTCTTCACGTTCGTATAGAAGATTCTCACTTCGATGTTGGCTGACAGACAgctgttttgagtcccatattttcttcaactgtatgaatgcggctcttgctttaccaatcctttCTTTTACATCTTCATCGGAacttccttgttcatcaatgatgctgctgtCCAGGTGTGTGAAAGTTTTCACCAGTTCCAGAGTTTCTCTACCAAGTGTGGTTAAGTttattggtgttctccgtgttgtatttgaggatctcgcAATTtcccttgtatatgttgaggtctactgatgtagaggctgctgctgcactggttgtcttcatctgcatttgttggtctGCATAGGGTAGAAGAGCTAGATGATCTACGAAGTCCGAATCGTCTcgttgcatccaacctgtccattgtattccgtgcatCTTCTCAGGTGTGAAGGTCATCATGgtccattcatttatttttttgcttcagtgtattcagcttgtgtcttgactttctctgttcctGTTCGGCTGTCTTTTTTTCTTCACTCTTGTCCAAAGTTACCATTGatatccattccttatgattatGATGTTTGTTGCGTCCCAGAACTCCCTGATACGTTGAAGTTTATGCCTTTGTCATCCCTTTTCAATGGTCCTCCATAATAGTTTTTTCTTTGAGTAGATGTAAggtttggaacctgttgttcaAAGTTatcatgaattggttgagtttggCAGTATGTaaaaggaaggctgtattatttattattctaacacatagatattgggattgcatctccttacgatgctccactgccttgtgggttagacctttaggtcaaaggctcggggtgtggccccctaagataaccacctgcttcgttttgggcacccgggcagtatcacagcccacacacaaatgatgaactctttatgtctatggaatttacttttctcgcttcgaaaaacaatcaattgattcaaattattatcattacaaatattgtcattattaatattaatattattattattattattattattattattattattattattattattattattattttccacattattcaccctcttttatacttatacagcggctcgtctttggtggaaattcgactgtatctaaacgttctcgagtcactgtccggttgaaaattgtatgttaccaccgaatacgagaactgaagcagtttttctgaatccacgtgcaccattcaaactggctgccttcaacgttcgcacatttatgcaggttggacaacagatagggctggctatgtctttggaaagtcttaatattgatgtttgttgtctatccgagacccgtattcaagactctggcgaagtactacaaattcgatctccatctgtcgcttcgaaaagcttgttttacgtgcgcttatccggggaccctgtggcatcttcgtctggtcttgctggcgttggtgtcgcactaagcgctagagctgaggcaacactggtcgattggatccccattaacagtcggttatgtgctgttagattagaaagttccatcaaagtgagaagaaatcggcgtgagaaacgatgtcttttcgtcatctccgcctatgccccgacagattgcagcccggatgcaatcaaggatgagttttaccaccagttatctgttctactccagaaagtgcgttcgacagatattgtagtactagccggagacttgaatgctcaggtcgggcgtctaggcgcagaagagagtcgtttaggtggccgatggggactcgttggtcgcaggtcagataacggggaccgtctactgcaactgtgcacagaccacaacctgtttctggctagcactaactttcggcacagtcatcgccgatatgccacctggcgtcctccctctgcatctcaagcctggactcagattgatcacatcgcgatcagctaccgctggcgtggttgtgtacaagactgccgctccttttggagtacctatctggactctgaccatgccctggtctgcgccaatcttaccttacttttcagtggacaacgaagtgaccgccatcaacggattgatattagcaagctggttgcaacttctgttgctagtaagtatcgaaccgagctagcctctaggctagctaccactccaccgaaaagtatagatgagcattggttgcaattgtataacgccatgaaaatggcgggaacagtcagttgtgggtttgcgaaacgtcccgcttttaatcactgggtttcttctggttccttacaactcattgaagcccgtcggtctactccgggtgaccgtgagtttgaccataaacgaaggatgttacgtaaggaaatcgggcaaagcttgcgtaaggaccgagaagcctggtggtcgaagcgtgctaatgagctggaagcagcagctgcatctggtaactaccggaagctcttccagctcatccgagccactggcagcaagaagtctggtgtgagtgaaacaatctgcgaggatgatgggatgccaatcactaacattcatcgacgtcttggacggtgggcagaatttttcgaagggcagttcaactggcctgctgctccggcaacatcggtcagactgtcctgccctccatggccggtgacgactgatccaccaaacgaggaggaagtccgcaaggaactccaactcttgaagcgttacaaatcacctggcccagatgacttacctccggctctttttaaagatggtggtgactttttgactaaggaattgacgacgttgtttacaaaggtttgggaactagagagtgtaccaacgtcatggaatgagtcgatagttgtccctatctttaaaaagggttcacgtcgttcctgtaacaactatcggaggataagtctacttccgattgcgtccaagctattggcttccgtcatacttcgtaggttgttcaaaacccgagaaagattgactcgcgaggagcaggctgggtttcgttctggtcgaggatgtattgatcatatcttcaccctccgccaaatgttagaacatcgccatacttatcaaaggccaacaatcgtggtgtttcttgacattagggctgccttcgattcgttggacaggactgttctctgggattgtctattgaagaagggtgtgcctgagaactttattaacatcctaaaagccctatataaaaacacctcaggcagagtgagggcatacaaccacctctctccattgttccattcgagtagtggggttaggcagggttgcccaatctcaccattcctcttcaactttgccatcgatgacattctggaaacagctctgatgaatgtaagtagtggtggtgtggatctgttgcctggagaaagacttctcgaccttgagtatgcggacgatattgtcttactgtgcgataattcccaaggcatgcaatccgcgcttaatcagttggcaatcagtgtccgtaggtatggtatgtgctttgcaccatcgaagtgcaaagtacttctacaagactggcaggattccaatcctgtactcaccctggatggtgaacagatagacgtagtcgagaagttcgtgtatctgggtagctgcataagtgctggtgggggtgtgagtgatgagatcaatgcacgaatagtgaaagccagagcggcttatgccaatctggtccatctttggcgccttcgtgatgttagtctggctgtaaaaggtcggatctacaacgcgtcggtgagagcagttttgctctatgcttgtgaaacctgggctctccgagttgaggacgttagacgactctctgtgtttgatcatcgctgtctccgaaggattgctgacattcagtggcaacaccatgtcagtattgcagaggttcggcatcgtgtgttcggtcacagagatgataatccaattggtgtcaccatcttgaaacaccgacttcggtggcttgggcatgttctacgaatgtcgtcccagagagttccacgtcgtgcattatttgccgactctgggattggttggaagaagcggagaggtggtcagtgtatgacatggtgtcgtggtatgaaagaaagctgcaaaggactggcttgtgtcggtccttcacgactccctggttggggtctgagagatggtgctacacagtggctagagacgttatcagatatggctcagagtAGAAgctagtggcgatcctgctgtaaccttcttttactttcttcataaaaagtggttgtgtctcccttacctgaaagatttcttctgattgtaccttcccgttccctcgttactaccacactaccttacaccaatctcttcgtaattgttctctttttcttttgcgctccttagatttttttttctttctatttctcttcaaattctcattgttttgtgtggcgcatatatattggctctcttgtaccaatattcatgtgttcaaataataatagatattggtacaagtaggcaccaaatacatatgtgccacacaaatctcatttgatatttgtgagggctgtgatactgcccgggtgcccaaaccgaagcaggtggttttcttagggggccactccccgagccttcgacctgaaggtttgatccacaaggcagtggagcatcgtaaggagatgcagtcccatggaagccggtgaccaacaattggttcgtacgccatttgttcccgcagggtactggagcccatgtgcaccattggtttggaatccggttaaagcgccagacattcgcttttcgtcctctcattttcgtaaacaacaccttcgccacgagaaggcagtgagtagtactttcctggcagaggctgtatacgcgtggccatgtgagagcatttcgagagggagagcggactctccccactctcggccgtaccagggcatttgggggcttcaGTTTCGTCCTGACTCTCGTCGAACTGATCTTCATCGTGGTCATTGCTATCGTTGGCGGGTGCTTAACATTCGATAGTATTTATTGTGATTCCCTTCCTATTTGATTTGAAAGATGCTtcgatgatcctggatccatgagatccCCATCCTATAATTGCATTACGTGCTTCTTTaaacagcatcagagcaactccctgagcaTGTGGAGCATTTTCGTCTTCGTGActggagtacagcagcatctttTCCAAATCTATCATTTGCTGTCTagtttgggtccaatgggtATCCTCTCaattccattgctatttgattggtcctccCTATCTCCAACATTGTCCAGACATTCCATATACCTGTGAAATTTGTTGCTCTGACTATTTGAAATGGAAATTATTTCCGTCATAGTCTGTCCCATAAGCTGAAGAGGAAAAAAATCAACTTCGTTCCCCACTGTTACTGTAACTAGTGCATCCATCATTTTGGAAGTATTGTGTTGCTTCATATTTTTTGGTTGTCATTTAGCCACACTTTTAATATCTAATTGTTAAAATACATTAGATGAAACCTCATTCCGGGTAGTTAGGAAATCTGAGTTCTTTTGGGCCGTGGTACGGCCTATGACGTTGAGAGtcatctcgaaatgctctcacggccacgcgtatacagccactaccttCTCACAACGGGGATGTTGCTTACGGAATttggaggacgaaaagcgaatgcccggTGCTTcaaccggattggtggatacGAAGgttccacttaggggagttgaaaaaccctgattccaaaccactggTACACATAGGCTCCATAattctaaggaaacaaatggcgtatgaacctatcgttggtcaccggctaccatgggactgcatctccttgcgttgctccactgccttgtggattagaccttaaggtcaaaggctcggggagtgttCGTCCAAAagaaccacctacttcggtttgagcactcGATCAGGATGCCAGCCCTCACGCGAATCGAATAgtgaagtgtggcgcatatgtgtttaactaaataataattagCTACGCCTGTGGATCACAGTttttctgtgaaatttctaaatacCTCTTGATCTTTTCTTCAATAACTGTTAGGAGTATATGTATTCTACTCTTTCATGTAATTCTAAGACCATCCAAAGCAAGTGAAAAAATATATTGAGGATAATAGAGATTGTTAGATTTTGTAGTTTAGCATCACAAGCTGGGCTTAGGTAGCCATTAAGAATCAGGAAGCACTAAACAGCTATTTCTTCCTAGTGTAGGGACTCTCCAGTTGTGTACACCCATGATTTTAACGGGGATTGGGACTAGGAACTCTGAGGCCTGTAAGTCGTGGGTTGTGGATCAGGTATTGAAGCACCGTGGGTTATAATAATTTAAGTGATAAACATTAAATGGTTTctcaaaatcaaatgaattaacaCTATTGTTAGGATTAAGTGTTTCTCTTATTTGACTTTTATTCAGATTTGTTCTGTCCATAAGTATTGTTTTTTTACTTACGATATATTCTTTTTGTATCAACTTTTAGACTCTCTTTTGAGAGTGTGATTTCATGGAATATTTCTCTGGCACACTTAATATTCGAATATATGAAGCAGCTGAATTAAAACCGACAGCTTGTGCAACTCGTCATGCGGTTGGACCAGCTGCTAAATTATATGAACTTTTAGATCCCTATGTGACAATTGATGTGGATGATAATGCAGTTGGTAAAAGTTCCACGAAATCCCGTACAAATATACCACAGTGGAATGAAGATATTTGTGCAAGAATCAATTATGCTCAACAACTTACATTTACTGTATATCATGATGCTGCTATTCCCCCTGATGATTTTGTTGCCATCGTTGAATTGGCTTTACGAGATGTTCGATTTGGTGAAGATATGTGGTTGGAATTGGAACCTCAAGGAAAATTACTTATACGTATTGATTTGGCTGGTACGAGAACGGATGAACCGCCAAGAGACCGTCCAGGATTTCCTAGTCGAGATAGTGCTATTGGCGGCGTACATGGGAAACATTATCGTTGTGGTGCACTTCGTCGTAGAATTCACCAAGCAAAAGGTCATAAATTTCAAGTTACAAGTTTGCGCCAATTTACATTTTGTTCATTGTGCAATGGATTTATTTGGGGTTTATGGAATCAAGGTTATCAGTGTCAAGTATGTACATGCGTTGTTCACAAACGTTGTTATTTAAATGTAATAACTCAATGTCCTGGTGTAAAGTCACCTCCAAGTTGTCCGACAGCTGCTCTCCAAGTAAGTTCATTAAGATGACAAATGGATAATACTAGTTAGATGCATAAGTAAAGTTTACTAGTCCAAAAGTGTAAATGGTCATCTTTAAATGTAATGTAGTTTATTTGAATTATGTCATAGCAATATCAATTCAGTGATTATTCAAACGATATTATCTTTATATCTCAGCATCTTAGTCTATCACCTATCTACACTACCAAGTCATGAGTTCGAATATTACTTTATATATCAAAGTTTAAGTAACTAGATAGTATCAGTAACCATCCTTCCAACCTGTTTCATAAATACTTTCACATAACTACAAGCTTGATGAagctgtgaatcttcatcatCTATGATGATTGGAAGGTTTGTTACGTATGCCGAACCACCGTCCACCTCGACGGGTAATGTTTGCTAGTACAAAAgtcggttggaagaaagctagtgaCTGCCTAATTGAAAAACGGCATTAATCTATGAAACCATAGACTGTTGATGTGAACCATTTAGGCAGATGCAGACTAGTTGGTTTAGGTCTGCTCAAAAATCGTGGCTAGTGACTGAAGACTTTGAGGGATAAGGTTCAGAATCTTTCACACTGCCACAGTTCCATCCACTCCTTATCTTTCACTCGATCTTGAATTCTAGTATTCCCTCATACATATTTTTACACTCTTTCTTTTTGAACT
The genomic region above belongs to Schistosoma haematobium chromosome 2, whole genome shotgun sequence and contains:
- the PRKC2_1 gene encoding Calcium-independent protein kinase C, variant 2 (EggNog:ENOG41KOG0694~COG:T), with the protein product MEYFSGTLNIRIYEAAELKPTACATRHAVGPAAKLYELLDPYVTIDVDDNAVGKSSTKSRTNIPQWNEDICARINYAQQLTFTVYHDAAIPPDDFVAIVELALRDVRFGEDMWLELEPQGKLLIRIDLAGTRTDEPPRDRPGFPSRDSAIGGVHGKHYRCGALRRRIHQAKGHKFQVTSLRQFTFCSLCNGFIWGLWNQGYQCQVCTCVVHKRCYLNVITQCPGVKSPPSCPTAALQVSSLR